The DNA segment cagaaaatatttaatttttccatgtttttaactTAATTGGGACgagaaaagttttgcaaaaggtagatgcacatgtcttgcacgtattgcatccattttcatggcaaaaaatgatggaaaaactacttaattttgagatccggcacgatcattccctcgatgaccaaaaaaagcttccaccagccgccgccagatgcgctagtgaaaattgaaattacaccagagagtacgatcaatgtagcccggtcTAAACATGTGAAGTTCACTTCACGTAAGAAAAAGTCAaagaagtgtcccacaactatgacaacacctggaaaaccctgtatttggGGGTACATTTTCAGTGTACAATGAGCACTTACAGGTTTGTTTACGTTCGCaagttgtttgattttgtagttAGGCTTTTTGTGCCGTTCTGCTTGTTAAGAAGTTTTTCCCCGTAAACTTTTCTTTGGTACAGGCTTTGTGCGGAACAAATCGCAAAGCGCAGCTTAGCAAAGGTGGATGGATGATGGTACGACGCTCTGCTGGTAACTCAGCTACTGAGATACATTGAACATTGAGCCGAACGAGCGGAATGGCAAGAGTGATGCGGTGGGTGCGGCGGATTAATGGCTACCACCCATAGCCGTGCAGCGTGTGAGTGGTGGAAGCTCGTTCCGAATACACCGTACTAGCGTAGCCATGGTAACGCGCAGCAGTACGGCCAGCCAAGCAGCACTCGGTGGTTTCCATGGGAAAGCTCAGTTTGTACTATTCGCTCTATCGCAACGGTTCACTATACAGCATATCCGGTTAGCAAAGGGCCCCCGAAAGCATCCGAAACGGAAGTGTGGCGTGTAGTGTAGCGTTTCGCGCGTTAGTCGTGTTATCGCTCGACAGAAACTAGCACGTGCCGGCAAGTGTATAGTGCTGCTTCTGTACCGTATGCGTGCACTGGTTTGGTTTGTGGAATAATGTTGTAAGTAATCGGTGAAAAGtgaatgtgaaaaaaaaacaggtgtaAAATATTGCATCAAACATCCAAAAAGCTTcgaaaagtaattaaaacccAAAATGAGGCCCCACATCAAAATGCAACACCACACCACGATGATGCTGAGGATAATTGTTTTCGGTTACATTTGCACCACCACCTTCTGCGGTAAGTAAACAGTAAACAGTGGCCTCAAAAGCAGATTAGTTGAGCTCAAGATGAGCCGAAAACGTGACGTGGTAGAACACGGTACGATCTGGTACAATATACATCTATATGAGAAAACCTTTTTCCCCTTCGTTCGTTATGAACTACTATTGCAATCGTTCGCTCAGAAACCCAATAGTAGCCCTCGGGGTAGGATCTTCAAAcaagcgcaacaaaaaaaaaacagcgaaaaAACGGGCCAGCCAGCACATATATGGAGATCCATCTAATGGAATTCTTTCAACCTTGTCTGGTAGCGCAAGCCGTAGATTGCCCCCAAGCATGAACGAAGTGTGTTGAAAGACTTTCGGGCCATCCCGcccggttttttgttgctttgcttcTTCCGCGACACGGtgataaacaaacaaagacaTAATGGGCAAGTCTACGTTCGTCTACGCAAGCTTGGCTAATAAAATCATCCATAAATTGAGCCGCCCAAAATATAATGGATCCCGGCCCCGAGGCCATAAGGTGCaaaaaatgtaacattttATGCCTAGGCGGGCACGTGCAATGCTTTCGCTTAAAGTTAGTCAAAGGTTCGAGAGTAAAAATTTTGAGTTTTACATTCCGGCTACGGTTGTAGTAGTCTCCAACAGGGATTTCATTCAGAAGCATCTGCAAAATGGTACGAAAACTGTTCTACCGAAATGTTCGTTTAGTATGTTCATTTACCCATAACAAGGTAAAGGTAGTGAAAGCTAAAGGTCCATTCCTAGACCGTTTTTCCAAGAACGAAACAAAGAATTTGAGTTAGGGGCGCAATCGAATTAGGACAAGCACAAGCAATGCAAGCTGAACGAATGAACGAATTAGCAAGTTCACTAACGACACTCTTATCCACAGCAGATTGTAACTTCATTATGAGGCGTTAATGAGACTAATCTACCTTCCAGTGCTCAATTTTACTGTAGAAGTTTATCATTTTCAAGCTTCGataaaaagattaaaatggTCATTCTGAAGGGAAGAGAATGGCATTATCGTGCTGTTGTGCTGCAGCAGGAGATTATAGCAGTAGAGGAGGATAAAACAAGTGCTTGTAGAACAGTGTATGATACATACTAAATTTAGCTTCAACCTCACTTTGTCTTATTTATAGCGCACAATAAAAGCACGATAAAGATAAATCATTAAAACTCTCCCCAGCAAACCGTTGTACCGGTCAGAAAGATAATGCAAACcaaaaatggaatggaatgaaaaGGAAATGATGTTTTCTCTATGGTTTTGGGGCATTTTTCTAAGAGGGAACGTTATAACAAGCTTTCTAGAAATAGAAGCgaaatgtaaatgaaaaaataatgctcGCTTCTGCTTAAaaagttcatacaaaaatGACGGACGGACCGTGTTTTCATTACGAGCTCTCCAAAGGATGTTATGCCATATCTACTTGATTTCAACTTCAACCTAATAGCTGCGGAAATTCAAACAAGAGAGAAATTATGTTAATGTTGCAAATCAATGTAGCACACACAAATGAATGGTTTTTAACTGTAAATCCCAGCCactaaaaaaaaggttccaTTTCAACCTTCTCCCGTTCGGTTTGGGGGGGGGAAAGCTTTCAAGAAAAGTGTGCAACCCACGGGTTCCGGGCATCACAAAGACCCATAGCAGTAATCCTTTTCTATTGTATGtctgacccccccccccccaacccgtTCCGTTCGGGCATTGAAATGAAGTGCTTCATTTCCGTGCTCAGCGTACCGGTCTCGGAATAACGTTTGACATCTTAtgcactctcactctctctctttctctttgcaaGCGTCGACAAGTTAAAGTTGAGTGGAGACAAATCTTCaaaccagtgtgtgtgtgtgtgtgtgtgtgtgtgtgtgtgtgtgtttgttgcttttttatttgaagTGCACCTTGACCATGATTTATGACGGTCGTCGTGCCCGTTTCGTCTGCCTCTTTCCGGGTGGGACGGGGGAGGGAGTCGCCCTCGCCGGAAAAGCTATTGCCTGTACACGCCGACGATGCGTAAATGCCATCCCGCGTGTGCTGTCTGTCCGTTCGCCCTACCACGGGGAACATTGCATTCTTTGCCGATGTCGAAAGCGAAATTCCGGCTACGAGGAATCTTGTACAGACTAACGGAAATAATTCAAACCCCTCCCTCCACCTTTATGTCGAAAGCATtctcccaaaaaaacacacacacacacacacgcactcataGATACTTGTTACTTTAGCTTAAaccccatcaccaccaccgaacaACTCTCTAATTCCGACGATAATCATGTTTTGAGCAGTCCGGTTCACCCACGGCCCCAACATGGGGTTATGGCATGACATAGCATGGCATGACATAGCATGGCAACATCACGATGGCAGCCTGGACCTGTTTACTTGTGTGGGCGATAAATATCCGCCCCGAAAGGAAAGTATTTGATCATCAATGGGCTGGCTAGCACACGCGGGGGTAGAGAAGAATTTCCCCAGCGAAAACGGGAAGCGGGTAAATGGGGAAACACGGCTGGAACACGATGCCGACCACAACCACGACGATGGCGACAGGATCAACGATAGAAGGAGCATTAACGTGGTCGTAACGAAAATATCACCACCACTGAGCCAGGTCAGACAGGCGGAGGCTTTGCTAACACGTGTTGCCTGTACTGCTCACAATCACACGTGTAACAGAGACTACTCCTCATGGGTCGACTGAAACTGTGTAAACACGGGGAAGGGTTTTCTTCATTCGTAGGAGCTTACTTTGATCAAATCTAATGCTCGCGTCCCGTATACGTTACTCTTCAACAATCAAGCTTCGACGGGCAGCCTGTCGAAAGAAGCAGCGAGAATGACGTATTCTGCTCAACAAACTTTCATCAAACCAGTTCCAGTGATTCCGTCCCGTTAGCGCCTTGTCTGGCGCAacctacaacaacaaaacagctcACACACGACACACGCTGTGcttttcctctttcttttCCAGAGCCTGGCAACACATTGGCAGCCTTCCCCGAACCGGTCTGCGGACAGATATCCCAGATGCTCGACGGCTGTTTCCACAACGTCACGCCTAACGCTACCGCCGAGCTGCTGCACACGGTGCAGATTCCAGAAACCATCGAGCAGATCAACAGCCGCTGCCTGTACGTCGTAGCCTACTGCTTGTATTGCGTGTGATTTCCTTTGGTTCCTTCGCTTCGGTTTTTCCAATTTGCTACCAACCGCTTCTACCAACCACTGATTCCTAAACCGCTTTATTCGTTCAAGGCTGTTCAATCGGGGCATGGACTGCGTGGAACGCTATCTGGATGTGTGCGTAGACGCGAAGGAGCGGTTCATCATCGACAGTGAGGTGTACGGTGCGAAGCGTTTGTATCAGTTCCTGTGCCGTGATCGAGCATTTCAGCAAGGTAAGGCAGGGGTAAAAATGGACATTTGTGCGGGTAAGCAACTGTTAAAATCATCACGCCTTGGTTTTGACTCTAACTCTGACGCCCTTGGTTATGCAATCTGCAACACAAAATGTACCTCTTTTGGACTTTACACGGTGTGGTACGATCCCATCGACAGTTCTAACAGCCTAACTGCCCTTTCCATCTGCAATTTGTTGCAGAATTCCTCTGGCACAAGGACTGCTTCCAGCTGGTGCACCGAGATCTGGACTCCTGCTCGAAACGGTTCGTCTCCATTCTGAAGGAGGAAATTGCCAAAACCACCGAACAGTCGCTCAACGAGCAGTACATGCATTTTTGCTGGTAAGCTTACCTCGCACCttcaccttcttcttctcataCCATATCGTAATCATTCAGTCACTTCAatttctcctctctctctccgcttGCTCTTTTTTCCCATCTTGCGTCGGACTCGGGCGGGGGCTCTAGTGCTCGATACGCGTACGAGAACTGCGTGTACATCAGCGCCCGGTACAAGTGCAAACCGGACTCGGCCGTGTTTCTGCGCCGCATCGCCAAGCTACTGTCGAGCGATAAACACTTTCTCAACTGTGATAAGATCGAAACCGAAGTGTGCTCGTCCGTTGGCCGGCCGGCTgctcgatggtggtggtggtggtcgtcgtcgATGGCcgcgctgtttgttttgtcgttCGTCGTCAACGCTTAGAAGAGGCATGTGGACAGGGTTTCGGAAAATGTAATCCTATTTTCCGAAGCACCCGCTACAAAACCCCCGGTAACCTCGGTGATCAATCCATCCATTCATTGTCACATCCGGTAGggttcttttgcttttgcttcatGTCCACACTCGACCCTCCTCCccttcctccttctcctcttccttctccttctcctcctcctccaacTCTTATACGAATAGCTTGTTATTGTATTTGGACTTTTACAATGTGTTACACCACCATCGCTTCGCAGTGCGAGCTGgtgggaataaaaaaaagcaaaatttaaCTCAAACTTTTGTTTCGGCgtatggtgtgtttttttttattaagtaGAAAGAAAGGACACTTTTGGTGCGACTCTGTGTGATTGATTGTTTACGGTTGTTGAACAGATGAAGAGACAAAAAGAggcaaagagaaagagagttaaCTTAATTCaaacgttgttttgtttttgttttgtgttttgtcttCTACTTTCAACATATTCATCTTTAATcggataacaaaaaataaacaaaaacaggaaCAGAAAAGTGTACTTGTGCTTGAGGGCAGATGAAATATGTTGGCATCGTTTGTATCGCCTTTGCATACAGTTCCTCCTTGCGAAGAGAGCAGAACGGCATAAATAAAATGGTGCAACTTTGGCACTGTGCCAAACACAGTGCCTACTCTGACAGCGGAACAAGCGAAACATGAACGGGCTGGATTTTACGTGCGACTCATTCCCCCCTGCTGCTGCGTGTCAGCCCCAACACAACCTAATGTCTTTTGTTTTACGGCATCTGTTGTGGGGAAAATCCCTCGCGAAAACGGGATGTGACGGGGTTGGGGTTTTCCCCCAAAAAGAACTTCAAGTCGTGTACcgtacaaaacacaaaccgtGCCTTCTCGTATTCGTTTACTTCAAACCTATTTATTTGTTATCAAAAAGTGCACGTGAAGTGAAGCATCTTATTTCAAACCAAACCTGAGAGAGGCAACATTCTTTAGCATCAATGGAAGTGAGTGTAATTTAACGCTTATTATTTGGCAAGTTTGTCCCAGAACACCGTTCCCCCCTGGTGGCAATCGCTAATGTTTTATGGAGGCAAGAAAGGTGGTTTAGGTTGTCACGTTGGTACGTTGAGAGTGATTAATTTTTACATGAAAATTATGATTTTCTACCGAATCTACCGAAAACCTATTGCGCTGATTGGATTTCTTAAATTGGTTTGTGGGTTTTGCAGCACACGATTGCATACCCACTCACTggcgcgggggggggggggtaatgtgatgttgattgattttcgcTGTTTATTTTCCGCCCTTTTGTCGTTCATTCATCAATTGAATGAAATTCATAATACAAGCCAAATTCTCCTTACAGTCGAAGTAGGCCAGGGGCGGGGTTGGATGAAGTTTCTACGTAACAGctcatggagacgcctggtacgCTTgccgatggagacgcctggtacaTGCGCccatggagacgcctagtaCACGGCATCcatgatggagacgcctggtgctTTACTCTGTTTTTGTAGGTCAACAAGATCGTTCGAGCACTGTACTGTTTTGCTATCGATAAAAATGCCCCGAAGTCCGAATCAAT comes from the Anopheles coluzzii chromosome 2, AcolN3, whole genome shotgun sequence genome and includes:
- the LOC120953211 gene encoding uncharacterized protein LOC120953211, translated to MRPHIKMQHHTTMMLRIIVFGYICTTTFCEPGNTLAAFPEPVCGQISQMLDGCFHNVTPNATAELLHTVQIPETIEQINSRCLLFNRGMDCVERYLDVCVDAKERFIIDSEVYGAKRLYQFLCRDRAFQQEFLWHKDCFQLVHRDLDSCSKRFVSILKEEIAKTTEQSLNEQYMHFCCARYAYENCVYISARYKCKPDSAVFLRRIAKLLSSDKHFLNCDKIETEVCSSVGRPAARWWWWWSSSMAALFVLSFVVNA